The nucleotide sequence TTCCCTCAGATTGTGATCTTGTGCCATTTCTGACCAAATTGTCCAACAAAAGATCTAAGCAAGCACAATAAATCTAGTAACAGAGTATCAGAGGCGAAGGAGCGATTTACCTGCTGGGTGATGGTGCTCCCGCCTCCGCCTTTAGGGTAACGGACCACAGCGCGTCCGATCCCGTAAGGATCAACCCCAATGTGGTAGAAGAACCGGCGATCCTCCGACGCAATGACAGCCTGAATAAGGTGCAATGGGAGCTCCAAGATCTTCGCCTCCGCCCCCTTCGAAGACTCCCGCAGGCGGCACCATCGTTCCCGGAAGTCGGCAGGGAGGGCGCGGAAGAAGGCCCAAGCAGATAATAGCCCTGCGAATACGATAAGCAAGAGGAGGGAGTTCGGGGGACGGAAGGGGTTCGGCGGCGGCTTCTCGAAGCACACTGGCGGAGGGAGCagcggtggtggaggaggaggtagAGAAGGAGCACAGATCGATGGGAGGCGGAGGAAGGGGATTGGGTTTGGGGCGGAAGAGAGGGAAGCGAACGGGAAGATAGAACGCGGTGAAGGGCCGTGACCGGCACCGCGTGGGGTAGTGGCAGTGATAGGAGGCGGCTGGGAGAGGACGGGGAGCGGCATCTCGGCGGTGACGCGATTCAGCGCCGCCGGTTCGGGTTCGACCGTACGCGCCGAGACGCGGTTTGAACTTTTCTTCATACCGGAACGTATTGCAAGCTTGTCGTACCGGTTTGATGGGTGCCGTTTTATTcaagtttcgaatcaaacatttatTCCACATTAATTGGCTCcacaaaggcaaaaaaaaaaaagagagagtaaAATTACATATATTCCTATACAtcctattatatttatatatatatatatatatatagactaatTCAGTATGAATTATGTATCATACCAGTATGCTGATTTAAACTTTTGTtacaataataagcaaaaaacacTGAACTTAGCTCCAGTATTGTTTGTGAAACAGGCCACACTTTCTCAAAGTAGGTCCTGATGCATCAGGTTTATGAACCAATAGTTAGAAGCTCATCATAAACTGGTCATGTAGTGCTGCACCTCAAGCATGTGGGTTATGTAGTTTAGGTAGGATCTCATTTCACCAATGCCTTCATTTAAGTCACAAACATAGTTTTCTCAAGCAAACTTTAATATGATCATCCATCAAGCTATCATGCATAGCATAGATGATGGCCAGTAACTAATCCAAGAACTAAAATAGGTCAAGCAAGTTCCATCACTTAAGCAATATAACATACCATGAATCTGTACAAGTAATTTATCACTCATAAAAAGGGAGGACTAAGCACTGCAAACAAAGAGAATAGTTGATAGTTGAAACACTATCACTTTTTGGTAGATCACAGCATGACAGCTTCAACCTGTTTGTGAGCAAGAAAAGGTTGTTTGTAATTGACTGCAGCTGTGATCCGAAGCATCTGAATGCTGCTGCCTTTAAGAAGTCATCTGCATGTATCTGGTTACTTCTTGTTTTCCTGCAACTGTAGAAGCTATCTCCAGTTCATAATACTTTAACAAAacaaatttatatacatatatgatcTCTAGCAATTCATCCAAATTATGACAAAGTAGATTTATATACATATTGACTTGGAACAGTCATTCATCTCAAAATTATGTGACTTTCTTGCATAGGCTCTTCCAACAAACTCTAAACCATGTTTTGTAAATAAGAAAAGATTAATCTATGCTATACAATCTTCGTCTTGCACAAGATATGTGTACTGTCCTAGGATTAATTGCTTGCATAACTACTGGGAGGCAACACAACCTGTGCAATGCAACATTTTGTCTGCTATTTCGGTCCTCATGATGCTTTTGCACTTGCCGTGCTCACCGAGGACCCTCTCCTCGCACTGCGATTCCGGGATCGTCATCCGTAGGACTTCAGATATCTTAGTTGCAGCTGCAAAAGACCACTTTAAATACAGGCATCTAAATGATTGTGTCTGCAACTTCCATTTGCAGCATTACTTTTACCTTCAAGTGTCTCATAGACACTGCATCCCTAATAGTCACTG is from Musa acuminata AAA Group cultivar baxijiao chromosome BXJ1-6, Cavendish_Baxijiao_AAA, whole genome shotgun sequence and encodes:
- the LOC135675874 gene encoding uncharacterized protein LOC135675874 isoform X2, translating into MPLPVLSQPPPITATTPRGAGHGPSPRSIFPFASLSSAPNPIPFLRLPSICAPSLPPPPPPLLPPPVCFEKPPPNPFRPPNSLLLLIVFAGLLSAWAFFRALPADFRERWCRLRESSKGAEAKILELPLHLIQAVIASEDRRFFYHIGVDPYGIGRAVVRYPKGGGGSTITQQLVKNVFLTSERKISRKFFEGILSLLLERKMSKWEILYSYLSKMYWGHGNYGIESASLFYFRKHPSLLNLGESALLAGILPSPETFNPLTSPTRGKNSQARVLRRMVTAGFLDLETALVAEYEHCRKHRGLSSIKDIWDWEMASILHEARENMEKMGHRMYKYSH